The following proteins come from a genomic window of Vibrio vulnificus NBRC 15645 = ATCC 27562:
- a CDS encoding ABC-ATPase domain-containing protein: MDQLIAKLKKLEKQNYRAYQQIKGQYNFTDFDLFIDHIQSDPYASASRFRAFRAWSLTGLSWLKEESAAFQLGARDFIARSFAEFAKQENAIAISLHGQTVLDSTSVLFTEEGIELRFRVNLPAEGRDILAKKAINIITFHLPKFIRRSTIERELDKDALLTHCQVVEDQEALREQLEASGLVSFVANGSILPRVAGNCDLPMKDAVEFTAPESLQVTLHAPNRGYVTGLGIPKGITLIVGGGFHGKSTLLNAIERSIYNHIPGDGREYIVTDGSAMKIRAEEGRCVHHLNLSNYINHLPMGKDTADFTTQDASGSTSQAAWLQESVEAGASTLLIDEDTSATNFMIRDERMQALVAKGDEPITPLVDRIGQLRDELEISTIIVMGGSGDYLDVADNVIQMHDYQALDVTEKAKEVIQLHPTQRHNESEAPLVTFPPRALHCSALMNILTDGKFRVSAKGKDSLRFGKEFTDLSALEQLESSDEVNAIGWVWYQLAQHAGWNSNPAKQINELLGDAWFQNMPQHGDLAKPRPIDVMAALNRMRKSQFRNNH; encoded by the coding sequence ATGGACCAGTTGATTGCAAAACTCAAAAAGCTTGAAAAGCAAAATTATCGTGCATACCAGCAAATCAAAGGGCAGTACAATTTTACCGATTTTGATCTGTTTATTGATCATATCCAATCTGACCCCTACGCTTCTGCTTCACGCTTCCGCGCTTTTCGTGCTTGGTCCTTAACTGGGCTTTCTTGGTTAAAAGAGGAGTCTGCGGCGTTCCAACTTGGCGCAAGAGATTTCATCGCTCGTAGCTTTGCCGAATTCGCCAAACAAGAAAACGCCATTGCCATTTCTTTGCATGGACAAACCGTTTTAGATAGCACTTCTGTATTATTTACGGAAGAAGGGATTGAGCTGCGTTTTCGAGTCAATCTACCCGCTGAAGGCCGTGACATTCTGGCAAAGAAAGCGATTAATATCATTACCTTCCACTTACCGAAGTTTATCCGTCGTTCCACGATCGAACGTGAACTTGATAAAGATGCACTATTGACGCACTGTCAGGTTGTTGAAGACCAAGAGGCATTGCGCGAACAACTAGAAGCCAGTGGCCTCGTTTCATTTGTTGCCAATGGTAGCATCTTGCCTCGAGTGGCAGGTAACTGCGATCTTCCAATGAAAGATGCCGTCGAGTTCACGGCGCCAGAATCACTGCAAGTCACGTTACATGCGCCAAATCGTGGCTATGTCACTGGCTTAGGGATTCCGAAAGGGATCACTTTGATTGTCGGTGGTGGCTTTCATGGCAAATCAACCCTGCTGAATGCCATTGAACGTTCGATTTACAATCACATTCCTGGTGATGGCCGTGAGTACATTGTCACCGATGGTTCAGCAATGAAAATTCGTGCTGAGGAAGGCCGCTGCGTTCATCATTTGAATCTTTCCAACTACATTAATCATTTGCCAATGGGCAAAGATACGGCAGACTTCACCACGCAAGACGCATCAGGTTCTACCTCTCAGGCTGCGTGGTTACAAGAATCTGTCGAAGCGGGCGCTTCAACGCTATTGATTGATGAAGATACATCAGCCACGAACTTCATGATTCGCGACGAGCGCATGCAAGCGCTTGTCGCAAAAGGTGATGAGCCAATCACACCGCTGGTGGATCGTATCGGTCAATTACGCGATGAATTGGAGATCTCCACCATCATCGTCATGGGTGGGTCAGGCGATTATCTGGATGTTGCCGATAACGTTATCCAGATGCACGACTATCAGGCATTGGATGTGACCGAGAAAGCAAAAGAGGTGATTCAGTTGCACCCTACTCAACGTCACAACGAATCTGAAGCACCTTTGGTGACATTTCCTCCTCGCGCACTCCATTGTTCTGCGTTGATGAACATTCTAACGGATGGAAAGTTCCGTGTATCGGCGAAAGGTAAAGACAGCCTTCGCTTTGGTAAAGAGTTTACAGACCTTTCTGCACTTGAGCAGTTAGAATCAAGCGATGAAGTCAACGCGATTGGTTGGGTTTGGTATCAGCTTGCCCAACACGCGGGATGGAACTCAAACCCCGCTAAACAGATCAACGAATTATTGGGCGATGCTTGGTTCCAGAATATGCCTCAGCATGGTGATCTCGCCAAACCGCGTCCAATTGATGTGATGGCGGCGTTAAATCGCATGCGAAAGTCACAGTTTCGTAACAACCATTAA
- a CDS encoding GNAT family N-acetyltransferase produces MTFTITTDRLILRDFTPHDVEAYFQQCQDPKYQRFYSDEDCSAEKCAFLVNLFYEQAQQSPRQAYHLAVTDRFTGEYMGIAGLRLENDQQASSGCGLKRTFHHSGLALEAMSALLDFAFNQLNVHRVYAETISKNRPAIKLCRQLGMTQEAEFIENRFFKESWWNTVVLAVRRSQWSPELFKDGQ; encoded by the coding sequence GTGACTTTTACCATTACAACCGATCGATTGATTCTGCGTGATTTCACGCCTCACGATGTTGAAGCGTATTTTCAACAGTGCCAAGACCCAAAATACCAACGTTTTTATTCGGACGAGGATTGCTCGGCAGAGAAATGTGCATTCTTAGTGAACTTATTCTATGAGCAAGCACAGCAATCCCCTCGGCAAGCCTATCATCTTGCTGTCACAGATCGCTTTACCGGCGAGTACATGGGCATTGCAGGGCTAAGGTTGGAAAATGATCAACAAGCCTCAAGTGGTTGCGGTTTAAAACGCACTTTCCATCACAGTGGTTTAGCGCTAGAAGCGATGTCTGCCCTACTCGATTTCGCTTTTAACCAACTGAATGTCCATCGGGTTTACGCGGAAACCATTTCGAAAAATCGCCCAGCGATTAAGTTATGCCGTCAACTTGGTATGACACAGGAAGCGGAATTCATAGAAAACCGCTTCTTTAAAGAGTCTTGGTGGAACACGGTGGTGTTAGCAGTTCGAAGATCGCAGTGGTCCCCCGAATTGTTCAAAGATGGCCAGTAG
- a CDS encoding DNA-J related domain-containing protein, whose amino-acid sequence MQQTNLAATFQTYMENPLLWPILEVLRQQPSGWKVHTLASHLGELGLIHQLDPSPDKDLFKRNFLIMNALYQLQETLYPDHWLQVEAMNIVLMSSHACAGHTIDVDDPLREYYVQWQNYEANEGEVKRLLNEFWTRYRRFVGHHEGEPIDREKALQLFELDPHATAIDIRKRWRRLALRWHPDRDNGNAEKFRVLCEAWNVLRH is encoded by the coding sequence ATGCAGCAAACGAATTTGGCGGCCACTTTCCAAACCTACATGGAAAACCCGTTGTTATGGCCGATTTTAGAAGTATTACGTCAGCAGCCAAGTGGCTGGAAGGTACACACTCTCGCTTCACATTTAGGTGAGCTGGGATTGATTCACCAACTTGATCCTTCTCCCGACAAAGATCTTTTTAAGCGCAATTTTTTGATTATGAATGCGCTTTATCAGTTACAAGAAACGCTTTACCCAGACCATTGGCTTCAAGTCGAGGCGATGAACATCGTTTTGATGTCGAGTCATGCTTGCGCGGGTCACACCATAGACGTTGATGACCCTTTAAGAGAATACTACGTCCAGTGGCAAAATTACGAAGCGAATGAAGGGGAAGTTAAACGTCTTTTGAACGAGTTCTGGACGCGTTATCGTCGTTTTGTTGGGCATCATGAAGGGGAGCCCATAGACAGAGAAAAAGCGTTGCAGTTGTTTGAACTCGATCCACACGCAACGGCCATTGATATCCGTAAGCGTTGGAGAAGGCTCGCACTGCGTTGGCATCCAGATCGTGACAACGGCAATGCAGAGAAATTTCGCGTGCTGTGCGAAGCGTGGAACGTGCTGCGCCATTGA
- a CDS encoding isopenicillin N synthase family dioxygenase produces the protein MKLETVDYLADDAAEQFVTSLRETGFGVLKNHPIPKELVESIYKNWYEFFSTEQKHDFHFNVETQDGYFPPSVSEVAKGHSVKDIKEYFHVYPWGQMPEQLKAEIMEYYERANAFASELLGWVEAHAPKEVQERFSVALSEMINGSDKTLLRVLHYPPMTGDEEPGAIRAAAHEDINLLTVLPAANEPGLQVKAKDGSWIDVPCDFGNLIINIGDMLQEASGGYFPSTTHRVINPTGERQTQSRISLPLFLHPKPDVVLSERYTAHSYLMERLRELGVI, from the coding sequence ATGAAACTGGAAACTGTCGATTATCTTGCTGATGATGCAGCAGAACAATTTGTCACATCGCTGCGCGAAACTGGGTTTGGCGTTTTGAAAAATCACCCAATTCCGAAAGAGTTGGTGGAATCGATTTATAAGAACTGGTACGAGTTTTTCTCAACGGAGCAAAAACACGATTTCCATTTTAATGTTGAAACACAAGATGGTTACTTCCCACCGTCGGTTTCTGAAGTGGCGAAAGGGCATAGCGTTAAAGACATCAAGGAATACTTCCACGTTTATCCTTGGGGGCAAATGCCAGAGCAGCTCAAAGCAGAAATCATGGAATATTATGAGCGTGCAAATGCCTTTGCTTCCGAACTGCTAGGCTGGGTTGAAGCCCACGCACCGAAAGAGGTTCAGGAAAGATTTTCTGTTGCTCTGTCTGAGATGATCAATGGCAGTGACAAAACCTTATTGCGTGTGTTGCACTATCCACCAATGACAGGTGATGAAGAGCCGGGCGCTATTCGCGCGGCTGCGCATGAAGACATCAACTTGTTGACCGTATTACCAGCGGCAAATGAGCCCGGCCTACAAGTGAAAGCGAAAGATGGCAGCTGGATTGATGTGCCGTGTGACTTTGGCAACTTAATTATTAACATCGGCGACATGCTGCAAGAGGCGTCAGGTGGTTACTTCCCGTCAACCACACATCGCGTGATCAACCCAACGGGTGAACGTCAAACGCAGTCGCGCATTTCGCTGCCATTGTTTCTTCATCCTAAACCTGACGTAGTTCTTTCTGAGCGTTACACCGCACATAGCTATCTGATGGAGCGTTTAAGAGAGCTTGGTGTGATTTAA
- a CDS encoding DUF2238 domain-containing protein, which produces MKKENLMTKQNPLLLLTLGYAVIFVFSAVSPTSHAVWIAEIIPAVAILATIIWLSRRFTFSRTAYLLMFVWLCLHTIGAKYTFAEVPFDWFNQLIGSERNNYDRLAHFSIGLYAYPIAEYLVKQHKQSFTFASLFALFAIMSLAAAYEIIEWWYAALAGGDEGIAFLGSQGDIWDAQKDMLCDTLGALTSLMLLRLQGVGRNPA; this is translated from the coding sequence ATGAAGAAAGAAAACTTAATGACAAAACAAAATCCTCTGCTGCTCTTGACGCTCGGCTATGCTGTCATCTTCGTTTTCTCTGCGGTATCGCCGACCTCTCACGCCGTGTGGATTGCTGAAATCATTCCAGCCGTTGCCATTCTTGCGACGATCATTTGGCTCAGTCGACGCTTTACCTTTAGTCGTACCGCGTATCTACTGATGTTTGTGTGGCTTTGTCTACACACCATTGGCGCAAAATACACCTTCGCCGAAGTGCCATTTGATTGGTTCAACCAGCTGATTGGCTCGGAAAGAAACAACTATGATCGTTTGGCCCACTTTTCTATCGGTCTTTACGCTTATCCCATTGCAGAGTACTTAGTAAAACAGCATAAACAGTCGTTCACCTTTGCTTCTTTATTTGCCCTGTTTGCGATTATGAGCTTAGCCGCTGCCTATGAAATTATTGAATGGTGGTATGCCGCCCTCGCCGGTGGTGACGAAGGCATCGCTTTTCTCGGCTCTCAAGGTGATATCTGGGACGCACAGAAAGACATGCTGTGTGACACCTTGGGAGCGCTTACCTCATTAATGCTTTTGCGTCTCCAAGGTGTTGGCCGCAATCCAGCTTAA
- the cutA gene encoding divalent-cation tolerance protein CutA has protein sequence MSDSNHDFCVVLTTTNDDENKHAIIKALLSKQLAACIQEIPMTSHYVWQEEVCHDSETLLVIKSKKSLYTLVEESIRELHNYEVPQIVQLDIAAGFQPYLSWIAANTLETQKH, from the coding sequence ATGAGTGATTCAAACCATGACTTTTGTGTGGTGTTGACCACCACCAATGATGATGAGAACAAACACGCCATCATTAAGGCGCTATTGAGCAAACAACTTGCGGCATGTATTCAAGAAATACCGATGACTAGCCATTATGTTTGGCAAGAAGAGGTTTGCCACGACAGTGAAACGCTGCTGGTGATAAAAAGCAAAAAATCGCTTTATACGCTGGTGGAAGAATCGATACGTGAGTTGCACAACTACGAAGTGCCGCAAATTGTACAACTCGACATTGCTGCGGGCTTTCAGCCCTATTTAAGCTGGATTGCGGCCAACACCTTGGAGACGCAAAAGCATTAA
- a CDS encoding LysR family transcriptional regulator, giving the protein MNKNYRYFLTVAHELNIKQAAEKLHISQPTLTAAIKKLESDIGVSLFHRRSKGVELTEYGRMFKSYAQEQQEKHAQLMHRFTDMQQRHFGKLKVGTGEAWWELFVKQSVESYQERIPNTSLHLEFGNNLSLMHHLIQGELDLFVGHEVQGLHDRCKVHFIPLFQDNEAYFVRREHPLLKIRSKESEKRLEQQKGYPLLRVTPDHARHRSVLADHMTSPFELSASRLEDRAIYDVDSLFASLDLLKCSDAIMPYSDRMCEWMAAKEIETLVINRQQLGNVGIYTAKGELDEKTTQFIQLLREHYE; this is encoded by the coding sequence ATGAACAAAAACTATCGTTATTTCTTAACCGTCGCTCATGAACTGAATATCAAACAAGCGGCGGAAAAACTGCATATTAGCCAACCAACGCTGACCGCCGCCATCAAAAAGCTCGAGAGTGATATTGGTGTCTCACTATTTCATCGCCGCTCCAAAGGTGTCGAGTTGACAGAATATGGCCGGATGTTTAAATCCTATGCCCAAGAGCAGCAAGAAAAACATGCTCAGTTGATGCACCGTTTTACCGATATGCAGCAACGTCATTTTGGTAAATTAAAAGTTGGTACTGGTGAGGCTTGGTGGGAGCTATTTGTCAAACAGAGTGTAGAAAGCTACCAAGAACGTATTCCCAATACCTCGTTACACCTCGAATTTGGCAACAACTTGTCGCTTATGCATCATCTGATTCAAGGGGAGTTGGATCTTTTTGTTGGCCATGAAGTCCAAGGCCTCCACGATCGTTGTAAGGTACATTTCATCCCATTATTTCAAGACAACGAGGCTTACTTTGTGCGCCGTGAGCACCCGTTACTGAAAATTCGCTCGAAAGAGAGTGAAAAGCGCCTAGAACAACAGAAAGGCTACCCGCTGCTGCGAGTCACGCCCGATCATGCTCGTCACCGTTCAGTTCTTGCTGACCACATGACATCGCCGTTTGAACTGTCAGCATCCAGGCTAGAAGACAGAGCAATCTATGATGTTGACTCATTGTTCGCAAGTTTAGACCTATTAAAGTGCAGCGATGCGATCATGCCCTATAGTGATCGTATGTGCGAATGGATGGCCGCAAAGGAAATCGAAACGTTGGTGATCAATCGCCAGCAACTCGGTAATGTCGGAATCTATACCGCAAAAGGGGAGCTTGATGAAAAAACAACGCAGTTTATCCAGTTATTGAGAGAGCATTATGAGTGA
- a CDS encoding glycoside hydrolase family 13 protein, with protein MENKWWHDAVVYQIYPRSFCDSNNDGIGDLNGIIGKLDYLKTLGVNVLWLSPVYKSPMDDNGYDISDYQDIAAEFGTMADMQNLLAQAKARDIRVVMDLVVNHTSDEHPWFVEARKSKDNPYRDYYIWRDAKPDGSVPDDQGSIFGGSAWQWDEATQQYYFHLFSKRQPDLNWENPKVQHEVHKMMNWWIDQGIGGFRLDVIDLIGKEIDKGITGNGPRLHPLLQEMNRATFGDKDLLTVGETWGATPEIAKLYSDPERNELSMVFQFEHITLTWQHGDKWNPIPLDLKQFKHVLTKWQTELSNQGWNSLFWNNHDLPRVVSKYGDDKRYRVESAKMLATALHFLKGTPYIYQGEEIGMTNVAFESLDQYKDIETLNFYKVKTESGVSHQHMMDAIHENSRDNARTPMQWSASPNGGFSQAEPWIEVNPNYPEINVEQALADSDSIFYHYQKLIELRKQHPAIVYGDFTPLFAEHDSVFAYVRSHQDEQLLVINNFSDQEVSLELPDNLQNKEVNCLIYNYDLLDILGVTLSLKPYQCYAFKLK; from the coding sequence ATGGAAAACAAATGGTGGCACGATGCGGTCGTCTATCAAATCTACCCGCGTAGTTTTTGCGATTCAAACAACGACGGCATCGGCGATTTAAATGGCATTATCGGCAAACTCGATTACCTGAAAACACTTGGTGTGAACGTGCTTTGGCTCTCACCAGTGTATAAGTCGCCTATGGACGACAACGGCTACGACATTTCTGATTATCAAGATATCGCTGCGGAATTTGGCACCATGGCCGATATGCAAAACTTACTTGCTCAAGCAAAAGCGCGTGATATCCGCGTCGTAATGGATCTGGTTGTCAACCATACCTCAGATGAACACCCTTGGTTTGTAGAAGCACGGAAATCAAAAGACAACCCTTATCGTGACTACTATATTTGGCGCGATGCGAAACCTGATGGCAGTGTGCCCGATGACCAAGGCTCGATTTTTGGTGGCAGTGCTTGGCAATGGGATGAAGCCACACAACAGTATTACTTCCACTTGTTTTCTAAGCGACAGCCGGATCTCAATTGGGAGAATCCTAAAGTCCAGCATGAAGTACACAAGATGATGAACTGGTGGATTGACCAAGGTATCGGTGGATTTAGGCTCGACGTGATTGACTTGATTGGCAAAGAGATCGACAAAGGCATTACTGGCAATGGTCCAAGACTGCATCCACTACTGCAGGAAATGAACAGAGCGACGTTTGGCGACAAAGATCTGCTGACCGTTGGTGAGACATGGGGAGCAACCCCAGAAATTGCAAAATTGTATAGCGATCCTGAGCGTAATGAACTCTCTATGGTGTTCCAATTTGAGCACATCACGCTCACTTGGCAACACGGTGACAAATGGAACCCTATTCCACTTGATCTCAAACAATTCAAACACGTACTGACCAAGTGGCAAACCGAGTTATCGAACCAAGGTTGGAACTCCTTGTTTTGGAACAACCATGATTTACCTCGTGTGGTCTCGAAATATGGTGATGACAAACGCTATCGTGTTGAATCAGCGAAAATGCTGGCAACGGCGTTGCATTTCCTCAAAGGCACGCCTTACATCTACCAAGGTGAAGAGATCGGTATGACTAATGTCGCGTTTGAGTCGTTAGATCAATACAAAGACATTGAAACGCTGAACTTCTACAAAGTAAAAACAGAATCAGGGGTGTCACATCAACATATGATGGACGCGATACATGAGAACAGCCGTGACAATGCTCGCACCCCAATGCAGTGGTCCGCATCCCCAAATGGTGGATTTAGTCAGGCAGAACCTTGGATTGAAGTGAATCCGAATTATCCAGAGATCAACGTGGAACAAGCATTGGCAGATTCAGATTCCATTTTCTATCACTACCAAAAGCTGATTGAACTGCGCAAACAGCACCCAGCGATCGTCTATGGCGATTTCACCCCACTGTTTGCAGAGCACGATAGTGTGTTTGCTTATGTCCGCTCACATCAAGATGAGCAACTGCTGGTCATCAACAACTTTAGCGATCAAGAGGTTTCATTGGAGTTGCCGGATAACCTGCAAAACAAAGAAGTTAACTGCCTGATTTATAACTACGATTTGTTGGACATACTCGGTGTGACATTGTCACTAAAGCCGTATCAGTGTTACGCATTTAAACTTAAATAA
- a CDS encoding SgrR family transcriptional regulator, protein MSSPRLRVQFETLFQHFDGKNSDVQLEDITEILFCTRRNARIVLNKLEEEGWIEWHPAAGRGKLSQLIFKRSKADVSENLAKRYLEEGKIGQALEVLDSDAAKLTQVIQGYLGLQHREGEQVVRLPYYRPLSMLNPHLQMRRTEIHIARQIFSGLTKLDDNDVLQPDLAHTWEMRSAKHWRFYLRPGVRFHNGELLTTDMVIESLLELRRLNLFSHLQSVTTPSPWVVDIHLFKDDFHLPLALSESQAKILLPERLRSEDYHIRPVGTGPYMVQSNDDKRLILRAFDGYFGFRPLLDQVEVWVIDEAYSSMVYPSLSKPIMDASSLSDEVELDPGCTFLLLNKRCGVAKDPRWAEFLASVLNGYQLFSYVPQEKVIELGLLQAFGIKPGWIDLYPKPNMEPPTELARISVAYQAQHPMFPVIAKTIKTILKRYHIDVEFVKYDASLQEPESVDVWIKAMGIATNRDDALAGWLLDYSNIESMSTDGDFARWSQLVDLWREGGCEEFPAREIGRQLVRSCQVIPMFHCWLGVNKDHSGALQNAKCNALGWFDFSQVWVKPELDN, encoded by the coding sequence ATGAGTAGCCCGCGTCTAAGAGTCCAATTTGAAACGCTTTTCCAACACTTCGACGGTAAAAACAGTGATGTTCAGCTTGAAGACATCACTGAAATTCTGTTCTGCACCCGTCGCAACGCTCGCATCGTTCTAAACAAACTTGAAGAAGAAGGCTGGATTGAGTGGCATCCCGCCGCGGGGCGCGGCAAGCTCTCCCAGCTTATTTTCAAGCGCAGCAAAGCAGACGTGAGTGAAAACCTTGCCAAGCGCTATTTGGAAGAAGGGAAAATTGGTCAAGCGCTCGAAGTATTAGACAGTGACGCGGCAAAACTCACGCAGGTGATCCAAGGCTATCTTGGTTTGCAGCACCGAGAAGGGGAACAGGTGGTTCGTTTACCTTATTATCGACCACTCTCTATGCTCAATCCGCATTTACAGATGCGCAGAACGGAAATTCACATTGCGCGGCAAATCTTTAGTGGCTTAACCAAGCTCGATGATAACGACGTTTTGCAACCTGATCTGGCACATACATGGGAAATGCGCAGTGCCAAACACTGGCGTTTTTACCTGCGACCAGGTGTTCGCTTTCACAATGGTGAGCTACTGACTACCGACATGGTGATCGAAAGCTTGCTAGAGCTGCGCAGACTCAATCTTTTTTCTCATCTTCAATCTGTGACCACACCCAGCCCATGGGTGGTGGATATTCACCTGTTTAAAGACGATTTTCATCTGCCTTTGGCACTGAGTGAGTCTCAAGCCAAAATACTGCTGCCCGAAAGGCTGCGCAGTGAGGATTACCACATTCGCCCAGTCGGAACGGGCCCCTATATGGTTCAATCGAACGACGATAAAAGGCTAATTCTTCGCGCATTTGACGGCTATTTTGGCTTTCGTCCGCTACTGGACCAAGTGGAAGTGTGGGTGATTGACGAAGCGTACTCGTCGATGGTCTACCCAAGCTTAAGCAAACCCATCATGGACGCTTCCTCGTTATCTGATGAAGTGGAACTCGACCCAGGTTGTACTTTTCTGTTGCTTAATAAACGTTGTGGTGTGGCAAAAGATCCTCGCTGGGCGGAATTTTTAGCTTCCGTTCTCAACGGTTATCAGCTGTTTAGCTACGTTCCTCAAGAGAAAGTGATCGAACTCGGATTGCTGCAAGCGTTTGGCATCAAACCCGGCTGGATCGATCTTTACCCGAAACCCAATATGGAGCCCCCGACAGAACTAGCAAGAATTTCAGTGGCGTATCAAGCTCAGCACCCGATGTTTCCCGTGATCGCGAAAACCATTAAGACCATTCTCAAGCGCTACCACATTGATGTGGAGTTCGTGAAATATGATGCGTCTTTGCAAGAACCTGAGAGTGTGGATGTTTGGATCAAAGCCATGGGCATTGCGACGAATCGGGATGACGCACTGGCGGGTTGGTTATTGGATTACAGCAATATTGAGTCGATGAGCACGGATGGTGACTTTGCTCGCTGGAGTCAACTCGTAGACCTGTGGCGAGAAGGAGGCTGCGAAGAGTTTCCCGCGCGTGAAATCGGTCGACAATTAGTGCGCAGTTGCCAAGTTATCCCGATGTTCCATTGTTGGTTAGGGGTCAACAAAGACCACAGTGGTGCGCTGCAAAACGCAAAATGCAATGCGCTAGGCTGGTTTGACTTCAGCCAAGTGTGGGTGAAACCGGAATTAGATAACTGA
- a CDS encoding DUF3389 domain-containing protein, with amino-acid sequence MVIEFSHGKIIVTPHEVVVRLQGSHSVTLNTQVDAVQLIGRGANVLVANGAECKWSIKLDSESQLIEISQQLGVAIDA; translated from the coding sequence ATGGTGATCGAATTTAGCCACGGTAAAATCATCGTCACGCCACATGAAGTCGTAGTGAGGTTGCAAGGTAGTCACAGTGTCACTTTAAACACTCAGGTCGATGCTGTTCAACTCATTGGTCGTGGCGCCAATGTTTTGGTGGCGAACGGTGCGGAGTGCAAATGGTCAATCAAGTTAGATTCTGAATCTCAACTCATTGAAATTTCGCAGCAATTAGGCGTTGCAATCGATGCGTGA
- a CDS encoding hotdog fold thioesterase: MSIWKKPIDLATLNATSKNTLIEHLQIEYTGFTENSLTATMPVCSFTHQPLGMLHGGASVVLAETLGSLAANFCVAAGSYCVGLDINANHIRPMRSGYVIGTATPIHLGVSTQVWQITITDERERLVCTSRLTIAVKQHKERGV, encoded by the coding sequence ATGAGCATTTGGAAAAAACCGATCGATTTAGCGACCCTAAACGCAACCTCAAAAAATACGCTTATTGAACACTTACAAATCGAATACACCGGGTTTACCGAAAACTCTCTGACTGCAACCATGCCGGTTTGCAGTTTTACTCATCAACCACTCGGGATGTTACATGGTGGCGCATCGGTGGTGCTTGCTGAAACACTCGGCTCTTTAGCGGCCAATTTTTGCGTGGCTGCCGGTTCTTATTGTGTTGGGCTCGATATTAATGCCAACCATATTCGCCCGATGCGCAGCGGTTATGTGATTGGCACGGCGACACCAATCCATCTCGGTGTATCAACGCAAGTGTGGCAAATCACCATTACAGATGAACGTGAGAGATTGGTCTGCACCAGCCGTTTGACCATTGCTGTAAAACAGCACAAAGAGCGTGGTGTTTAA
- a CDS encoding M48 family metallopeptidase has product MSSWLKASALIAVAGLTACTSSPTGRNQLLMFSDSEMSTLGANSFEQMKKEIPISQNKATNQYVQCVAKAITDTIPPQPGFKEWEVVVFDSDQVNAFALPGGKIGVYTGLLNVAVNQDQLATVIGHEVAHVLAEHSNERLSQSQLANAGLQLANVAIGASEYKQYQQITMAALGVGVQYGVILPYGRTQESEADIVGLEYMAKAGFDPKQSVELWKNMAKASGGNQPPELLSTHPSHSTRIKDLQDRASKLPVYQGKSPSCKA; this is encoded by the coding sequence ATGTCATCGTGGTTGAAAGCTTCTGCACTCATCGCCGTTGCTGGGCTTACTGCTTGCACTTCTTCCCCTACTGGGCGTAATCAACTGCTGATGTTTTCAGATAGTGAGATGTCCACGCTCGGTGCGAACTCTTTTGAGCAGATGAAAAAAGAGATTCCGATCAGCCAAAACAAAGCGACCAATCAATATGTTCAGTGTGTTGCGAAAGCGATTACCGACACCATTCCCCCTCAGCCCGGTTTCAAAGAGTGGGAAGTGGTGGTATTTGATAGTGACCAAGTGAACGCTTTTGCCCTGCCAGGGGGAAAAATTGGCGTTTATACTGGCTTGTTGAATGTTGCGGTTAACCAAGACCAACTGGCGACGGTCATTGGCCATGAAGTGGCACACGTGCTCGCAGAACACAGCAATGAACGTCTCTCTCAAAGTCAGCTTGCCAATGCCGGATTGCAGTTGGCCAACGTTGCCATCGGTGCGTCTGAGTATAAGCAGTATCAACAAATTACCATGGCGGCTCTGGGGGTTGGTGTGCAATATGGGGTAATTTTACCTTACGGCCGCACCCAAGAATCCGAAGCCGATATTGTCGGCCTAGAATACATGGCAAAAGCAGGATTCGATCCAAAACAGAGTGTGGAACTGTGGAAAAACATGGCGAAAGCCTCAGGCGGAAACCAACCTCCCGAGCTACTTTCAACTCACCCATCCCACAGTACGCGCATCAAAGATTTGCAGGACAGAGCCAGTAAATTGCCCGTTTACCAAGGTAAATCTCCGAGCTGTAAAGCTTAA